One genomic segment of Devosia sp. includes these proteins:
- the rsfS gene encoding ribosome silencing factor — translation MAALPTNNRPAEAAALAATGKPLIDLILDTLEDAKAEETVAVDITGKSSLADHMVVTSGRSHRHVAAVADQVITALRDNGHGKPRVEGLPHADWVLVDAGDVILHIFRPEVREFYNIEKMWQADFSADQH, via the coding sequence ATGGCCGCGCTGCCCACCAACAACCGCCCCGCCGAAGCTGCGGCCCTGGCCGCCACCGGCAAGCCGCTGATCGATCTCATTCTCGACACGCTCGAGGATGCCAAGGCCGAAGAGACCGTTGCCGTCGACATTACCGGGAAGTCCTCGCTGGCCGACCACATGGTCGTGACCTCCGGACGCTCGCACCGTCACGTCGCCGCCGTCGCCGATCAGGTCATTACCGCCCTGCGCGACAATGGCCACGGCAAGCCGCGTGTCGAGGGCCTGCCGCATGCCGATTGGGTCCTGGTCGATGCCGGCGACGTCATCCTGCACATCTTCCGCCCCGAAGTGCGCGAGTTCTACAACATCGAAAAGATGTGGCAGGCCGATTTTTCGGCCGATCAGCACTGA
- a CDS encoding GNAT family N-acetyltransferase, with translation MTELRTSRLILRPARPDDAPSYALGVGDYDVARWLSALPFPYSLPMASDWLRQVPEPTPERALFIIEHPRRGLIGCVTLLDELGFWLARPHWGRGYVTEAAGALIDWHFAATAADAIACSAQAGNLASLRVQAKLGFVETGRQMRFSQCLQHNIDHVLTSLSRSGWQSRRPSLCA, from the coding sequence ATGACCGAGCTGCGCACATCCCGCCTCATCCTGCGTCCGGCCCGGCCCGATGATGCCCCCTCCTATGCCCTGGGCGTCGGCGACTACGACGTCGCCCGCTGGCTCAGCGCCCTGCCCTTTCCCTATAGCCTGCCCATGGCCAGCGACTGGCTGCGCCAGGTGCCCGAGCCCACCCCGGAGCGGGCGCTGTTCATCATCGAGCATCCCCGCCGGGGCCTCATCGGTTGCGTCACGCTTTTGGACGAGCTCGGCTTCTGGCTGGCGCGGCCGCATTGGGGACGCGGCTATGTCACCGAAGCGGCGGGCGCGTTGATCGACTGGCATTTCGCCGCCACCGCGGCCGATGCGATCGCCTGTTCGGCCCAGGCCGGTAACCTGGCCTCCCTGCGTGTCCAGGCCAAGCTCGGCTTTGTTGAAACCGGCCGGCAAATGCGGTTTTCTCAATGCCTGCAGCACAATATCGATCACGTGCTGACCAGCCTGTCCCGATCCGGCTGGCAATCGCGGAGGCCCTCGCTATGCGCCTGA
- a CDS encoding GNAT family N-acetyltransferase has product MTSIKHYLPATLRTERLVLSTPTMADAPAIAALCNNKNVHKWMARLPFPYTAEDARFFIEHIVPSDTEACYGLRRGDDFIGVVGLTFSPGAVPELGYWLGEPYWGHGYATEAAQALVAAARAAGAGALGSRALLDNAGSRKVLAKTGFVETGTAIETANNLAGRTMVLFRQELDPR; this is encoded by the coding sequence ATGACCAGCATCAAGCATTATCTGCCCGCAACCCTGCGCACCGAGCGGCTGGTCCTGTCCACCCCCACAATGGCCGATGCGCCCGCCATCGCGGCATTGTGCAACAATAAAAACGTCCACAAATGGATGGCGCGGCTGCCCTTCCCCTATACGGCCGAAGACGCCCGCTTCTTCATCGAACACATCGTGCCCAGCGACACCGAGGCCTGCTACGGCCTGCGTCGCGGCGATGACTTCATCGGCGTCGTCGGTCTCACCTTTTCGCCCGGCGCGGTGCCCGAGCTCGGCTATTGGCTGGGCGAACCTTATTGGGGCCATGGCTACGCCACCGAGGCCGCCCAGGCCCTCGTTGCCGCCGCCCGGGCGGCAGGGGCCGGGGCCCTGGGCTCGCGTGCCCTTCTCGACAATGCCGGCTCGAGGAAGGTTCTGGCCAAGACCGGCTTTGTCGAAACCGGCACGGCCATCGAGACCGCCAACAACCTCGCCGGCCGCACCATGGTCCTGTTCAGGCAGGAGCTCGACCCCAGATGA
- a CDS encoding peptidoglycan DD-metalloendopeptidase family protein: MATRPAKTVSVTLAGLLLSGAMIMPLLAQTDPAPAPAETTTAAPEADAVPATQTPAEPLPEGAEPAPAEAVTSDPEPAQSNASDLEEVEATLSLSRERIEALKAEIADMEGDRTQQNAALIAAAQRVKLAEIEITDIEERLSDLIVREFAVRGRLDGADAEIANVLAALERISLNPPPALIVDPDDALGSARGAMLIAAIVPQLREKADAVAADLKQLTDIKAAALEEEAVLKANHDVLEEEQLRIATLIAARRQGITQMSAALAAEEDEARALAEKAASLRELVAALSEKAAAGATAAPATSTPGAMPALSPEAIQTAFANAARTEPAVPFPLARGYLAPPTNGVTVVEFGANDGLGGIAHGQSVVTRAEAQVVAPADGWVLYTGPYLNYGQIVILNTGGGYTALLAGLETISAQTGQFVLMGEPLGTMGSRTIGRSVTTNAGNDQPTLYIELRQNNEPFDPDGWWATSEQTG, encoded by the coding sequence ATGGCCACGAGGCCAGCAAAAACCGTCAGCGTGACCCTGGCCGGCCTGTTGCTGTCCGGCGCCATGATCATGCCCTTGCTGGCGCAGACCGATCCCGCTCCGGCCCCAGCCGAAACGACGACGGCCGCCCCCGAAGCGGACGCGGTGCCGGCCACCCAGACGCCGGCAGAACCCCTGCCGGAGGGCGCAGAACCGGCGCCTGCAGAAGCCGTGACGAGCGATCCCGAACCGGCACAAAGCAATGCCTCCGACCTTGAGGAGGTGGAGGCCACATTGAGCCTCAGCCGCGAGCGGATCGAAGCGCTCAAGGCCGAAATCGCCGACATGGAAGGCGATCGCACCCAGCAGAACGCCGCGCTGATTGCGGCCGCGCAGCGGGTCAAACTGGCCGAAATCGAGATCACCGATATCGAAGAACGCCTCTCCGACCTCATCGTGCGCGAATTTGCCGTGCGCGGGCGTCTCGACGGCGCCGATGCCGAAATCGCCAATGTCCTGGCGGCTTTGGAACGCATTTCGCTCAACCCGCCACCGGCCCTGATCGTCGACCCCGACGATGCCCTGGGTTCGGCGCGCGGCGCCATGCTGATCGCCGCCATCGTGCCGCAACTGCGCGAAAAGGCCGATGCGGTGGCCGCCGACCTCAAGCAATTGACCGACATCAAGGCCGCAGCCCTCGAGGAAGAGGCCGTTCTCAAGGCCAATCACGACGTGCTGGAAGAAGAACAGTTGCGCATCGCCACCCTGATCGCGGCCCGCCGCCAGGGCATCACCCAGATGAGCGCGGCCCTCGCCGCCGAAGAGGATGAGGCCAGGGCCCTGGCCGAAAAGGCCGCGAGCCTGCGTGAACTGGTGGCGGCGCTCAGCGAGAAGGCCGCAGCCGGTGCGACGGCCGCCCCCGCCACCAGCACGCCCGGCGCCATGCCGGCCCTGTCGCCCGAGGCGATCCAGACTGCCTTTGCCAATGCCGCCCGCACCGAACCGGCCGTGCCGTTTCCGCTGGCGCGCGGCTATCTGGCGCCGCCCACCAATGGCGTGACCGTGGTCGAATTCGGCGCCAATGACGGGCTGGGCGGCATCGCCCATGGCCAGTCGGTCGTCACCCGCGCCGAGGCCCAGGTGGTGGCGCCCGCCGATGGCTGGGTGCTCTATACCGGGCCCTATCTCAATTATGGCCAGATTGTCATTCTCAATACCGGCGGTGGTTACACGGCCCTTCTGGCTGGGCTCGAGACCATTTCGGCCCAGACCGGCCAGTTCGTCCTCATGGGTGAACCGCTGGGCACGATGGGATCGCGCACAATCGGGCGATCAGTGACGACCAATGCTGGAAACGATCAGCCCACCCTCTATATTGAGCTGAGACAGAACAACGAGCCTTTCGACCCGGACGGGTGGTGGGCCACAAGTGAACAGACGGGATAG
- the rlmH gene encoding 23S rRNA (pseudouridine(1915)-N(3))-methyltransferase RlmH, which translates to MRMFIAAVGRMKNGPERELVARYLDRAAGSGKPLALTGFDVTELSESRAGSAASRKAEEARAIRAALPDGIVVALDERGKALTSEALASQIGRWRDDGRPAVGFVIGGADGIDPDLVKSADLVVSFSPMVWPHQLVRIMLAEQLYRTTTILSGHPYHRGD; encoded by the coding sequence ATGCGCATGTTCATCGCGGCCGTCGGCCGAATGAAGAACGGGCCAGAGCGCGAGCTTGTGGCCCGTTACCTCGACCGCGCCGCCGGCTCCGGCAAGCCCCTGGCACTGACCGGGTTCGACGTCACCGAACTCTCCGAATCCCGCGCCGGCTCCGCCGCTTCCCGCAAGGCTGAGGAGGCCAGGGCCATCCGCGCCGCCCTGCCCGATGGCATCGTGGTGGCGCTGGACGAGCGCGGCAAGGCGCTGACATCTGAAGCCCTCGCCTCCCAGATCGGCCGCTGGCGCGACGACGGCCGGCCGGCTGTCGGCTTTGTCATCGGCGGCGCCGACGGCATCGACCCGGACCTCGTGAAATCGGCTGACCTGGTCGTCAGTTTCTCGCCCATGGTCTGGCCGCATCAGCTGGTGCGCATCATGCTGGCCGAGCAGCTCTACCGCACAACCACCATATTGTCGGGACACCCCTATCACCGCGGCGATTAG
- the obgE gene encoding GTPase ObgE, which produces MKFLDQAKVYIKSGSGGGGAVSFHREKFIEFGGPDGGNGGRGGDVIAVCTEGLNTLIDFRYQQHFRAGTGVHGMGKNRTGADGEDIVLRVPKGTQIFEEDQETLIADFTEIGQRVVLLKGGNGGFGNAYFKTSSNQAPRRANPGQEGIEKGIWLRLKLIADAGLVGQPNAGKSTFLAAVSAAKPKIADYPFTTLHPNLGVVRVGEREFVLADIPGLIEGASEGVGIGDRFLGHIERCNILIHLIDGTNEDVAHVYKAVRHELAAYADVLADKAEIVVLNKVDALSDDEIKAKVKALKKASKAEVRLVSGVSGAGVEQVLWDVLNFLDADKAEIAELEKKATEEKWTP; this is translated from the coding sequence ATGAAGTTCCTCGACCAGGCCAAGGTCTATATCAAGTCCGGCTCCGGCGGCGGCGGCGCCGTCAGTTTCCACCGCGAGAAGTTCATCGAGTTCGGCGGCCCCGATGGTGGCAATGGCGGACGCGGCGGCGATGTCATCGCCGTCTGCACCGAAGGCCTCAATACCCTCATCGACTTCCGCTACCAGCAGCATTTCCGCGCCGGAACGGGCGTGCATGGCATGGGCAAGAACCGCACCGGCGCCGATGGCGAGGATATCGTGCTGCGCGTGCCCAAGGGCACGCAGATCTTCGAGGAAGACCAGGAAACCCTGATCGCCGACTTCACCGAGATCGGCCAGCGCGTGGTCCTGCTCAAGGGCGGCAATGGCGGCTTCGGCAATGCCTATTTCAAGACCAGCTCCAACCAGGCGCCGCGCCGGGCCAATCCCGGCCAGGAAGGCATCGAAAAGGGCATCTGGCTGCGCCTGAAGCTCATCGCCGATGCCGGTCTCGTCGGCCAGCCCAATGCGGGAAAATCCACCTTCCTCGCCGCCGTCTCGGCCGCCAAGCCCAAGATCGCCGACTATCCCTTCACCACCCTGCACCCGAACCTGGGCGTGGTGCGTGTCGGCGAGCGCGAATTCGTCCTCGCCGATATTCCCGGCCTCATCGAGGGGGCCAGCGAGGGCGTGGGGATCGGTGACCGGTTCCTGGGCCATATCGAGCGCTGCAATATTCTGATCCATCTCATCGATGGCACCAATGAAGACGTTGCCCATGTCTATAAGGCAGTGCGGCACGAACTGGCCGCCTATGCCGATGTCCTGGCCGACAAGGCCGAGATCGTCGTGCTCAACAAGGTCGACGCCCTCAGCGACGACGAGATCAAGGCCAAGGTCAAGGCGCTGAAAAAAGCCAGCAAGGCCGAGGTGCGCCTCGTGTCCGGCGTCAGTGGCGCCGGCGTCGAACAGGTGCTCTGGGACGTGCTCAATTTCCTCGACGCCGACAAGGCCGAAATCGCGGAACTGGAAAAGAAGGCCACCGAGGAAAAATGGACGCCGTGA
- the proB gene encoding glutamate 5-kinase, with product MTPLAPYRRITIKIGSALLVDKAGKLRASWLAGLAADIAALKAESREIVIVSSGAIALGRGLLGLSATSLTLEQSQAAASAGQIALSQAWAEALGRHAIVTGQILITPNITEERRYYLNARTTIQTLLGLGAIPIINENDSVATAEIRYGDNDRLSARVATMIEADLLVLLSDIDGLYTAPPARDPSATHIPVVERITPAIEAMAGGAASHLSRGGMTTKVEAGKIATLAGTAMIIARGTEAHPLQKLAEGGLHTLFHATTTRAQSRKRWIMGTLAVAGTVQVDAGAAGALKNGRSLLPVGVTRITGDFERGDTIAVLGPDGSEIARGLSGLDSADARLVMGKKSDAVVELLGAGNRAEMVHRDNMVLTGNKEELAS from the coding sequence ATGACCCCCCTCGCCCCCTATCGCCGCATCACCATCAAGATCGGCTCGGCCCTTCTGGTCGACAAAGCCGGCAAGCTGCGCGCCTCCTGGCTCGCCGGCCTCGCTGCGGACATCGCCGCGCTCAAGGCGGAAAGCCGCGAGATTGTCATCGTCTCCTCCGGTGCCATCGCGCTCGGCCGGGGCCTGCTTGGTCTTTCGGCCACGTCCCTGACGCTCGAGCAATCCCAGGCCGCCGCCAGCGCCGGCCAGATCGCCCTGAGCCAGGCCTGGGCCGAGGCCCTGGGCCGCCACGCCATCGTCACCGGGCAGATCCTCATCACCCCCAATATCACCGAAGAGCGGCGCTACTATCTCAATGCCCGCACCACCATCCAGACGTTGCTGGGGCTGGGCGCCATTCCCATCATCAACGAGAATGACAGCGTCGCCACCGCCGAAATCCGCTATGGCGACAATGACCGGCTCTCGGCCCGCGTCGCCACCATGATCGAGGCGGACCTGCTGGTCCTGCTCTCCGACATTGATGGCCTCTATACCGCCCCGCCGGCCCGCGACCCCTCGGCAACCCATATTCCCGTGGTCGAGCGCATCACCCCGGCCATCGAGGCCATGGCGGGCGGCGCGGCCAGCCACCTCTCGCGCGGCGGCATGACCACCAAGGTCGAGGCCGGCAAGATCGCCACCTTGGCCGGCACCGCCATGATCATCGCCAGGGGCACCGAGGCCCATCCGCTGCAAAAGCTCGCCGAGGGCGGCTTGCACACGCTCTTTCACGCCACCACCACGCGCGCCCAATCGCGCAAACGCTGGATCATGGGCACGCTGGCCGTCGCCGGCACGGTGCAGGTCGATGCCGGCGCCGCCGGTGCGCTCAAGAACGGCCGCTCGCTCCTCCCCGTCGGCGTCACCCGGATCACCGGCGACTTCGAGCGCGGCGACACCATTGCCGTCCTTGGCCCCGACGGCAGCGAAATCGCCCGTGGCCTTTCCGGCCTCGACAGCGCCGACGCCCGTCTGGTCATGGGCAAGAAAAGCGATGCCGTGGTTGAACTGCTCGGCGCCGGCAATCGCGCCGAAATGGTCCATCGCGACAATATGGTCCTGACGGGCAACAAGGAGGAACTGGCCTCATGA
- a CDS encoding 50S ribosomal protein L21 — MNMTFAVIKTGGKQYKVAANDVIKIEKLEAEAGDVVTFDQVLMVGDTIGAPLVEGALVAGELVETKKSKTVIIFKKRRRHNSRRRNGHRQLLSTVRITEILTGGAKPAAKAAAKAEKAPAKKAEAKAEAKAEPKAKAAKAASAPAAEFKDDLKLIGGVGPALEKKLHDAGVTSLKQIADWTAEDVAKFDEVLNFKGRIEREEWIAQAKDLVAGKGPRAKADKE, encoded by the coding sequence CTGCCAACGACGTCATCAAGATCGAAAAGCTCGAGGCCGAGGCCGGTGACGTGGTCACCTTTGACCAGGTTCTCATGGTTGGCGACACCATCGGCGCTCCGCTGGTGGAAGGCGCTCTGGTGGCCGGCGAGCTGGTCGAGACCAAGAAGAGCAAGACCGTCATCATCTTCAAGAAGCGTCGCCGCCACAATTCGCGCCGCCGCAACGGTCACCGTCAGCTGCTCTCCACCGTCCGCATCACCGAAATCCTGACCGGCGGCGCCAAGCCTGCCGCTAAGGCAGCCGCCAAGGCCGAAAAGGCCCCGGCCAAGAAGGCGGAAGCCAAGGCTGAAGCGAAGGCCGAACCCAAGGCCAAGGCCGCCAAGGCAGCGTCTGCTCCGGCAGCCGAGTTCAAGGACGACCTCAAGCTGATCGGTGGCGTCGGCCCGGCTCTCGAAAAGAAGCTGCACGACGCCGGTGTGACCAGCCTCAAGCAGATCGCCGACTGGACCGCCGAAGACGTGGCCAAGTTCGACGAAGTGCTGAACTTCAAGGGCCGTATCGAGCGTGAAGAATGGATCGCTCAGGCCAAGGATCTTGTCGCCGGCAAGGGTCCGCGCGCCAAGGCCGACAAGGAATAA
- a CDS encoding nicotinate-nucleotide adenylyltransferase, which produces MTLRAPIRIPGITTMPPSAPGMRIGLFGGSFNPIHEGHLLVMEETLRRLELDALWVLVTPGNPLKNNAALPPLADRVLAARARITDPRIRVTGFEAEKGFTYTWQTVRFLTTSLPGRRFVWIMGADSLADFHRWERWRDIAAAIPFAVYVRPGSGRRALASRAAATLDHAQLDESDGPLLASAAPPAWIYLQGRQSSLSSTAIRAARGPKAG; this is translated from the coding sequence ATGACCCTGCGCGCACCCATCCGTATTCCGGGCATCACCACCATGCCGCCTTCCGCCCCGGGCATGCGCATTGGCCTTTTCGGCGGCTCGTTCAATCCCATCCATGAGGGCCATCTGCTCGTCATGGAGGAGACCCTGCGCCGGCTGGAGCTCGATGCACTCTGGGTGCTGGTCACCCCCGGAAACCCGCTCAAGAACAATGCCGCCCTGCCCCCGCTCGCCGATCGGGTGCTGGCCGCGCGCGCCCGCATCACCGATCCGCGCATCCGCGTCACCGGCTTCGAGGCCGAAAAGGGTTTCACCTATACTTGGCAGACGGTGCGCTTTCTCACCACGAGCCTGCCGGGGCGGCGCTTTGTCTGGATCATGGGCGCCGACAGCCTGGCCGATTTCCATCGCTGGGAACGCTGGCGCGATATTGCCGCCGCGATCCCCTTTGCCGTCTATGTGCGACCCGGTTCGGGCCGCCGGGCCCTGGCCTCGCGAGCCGCAGCCACGCTCGACCACGCCCAGCTCGACGAAAGTGACGGTCCGCTCCTGGCTTCGGCCGCGCCGCCCGCCTGGATCTATCTCCAGGGCCGGCAGTCGAGCCTCTCCTCGACCGCCATTCGCGCCGCGCGCGGCCCAAAGGCGGGGTGA
- the rpmA gene encoding 50S ribosomal protein L27 produces MAHKKAGGSSRNGRDTAGRRLGVKKFGGEAVVAGNIIIRQRGTKWAVGTGVGLGKDHTIYALIDGNVSFRTRANSKVHVSVVPAEAAE; encoded by the coding sequence ATGGCACATAAGAAAGCAGGCGGTTCATCCCGCAACGGTCGTGATACCGCTGGCCGTCGTCTCGGCGTCAAGAAGTTCGGTGGCGAAGCTGTCGTCGCCGGCAATATCATCATCCGTCAGCGCGGCACCAAGTGGGCCGTGGGCACCGGTGTTGGCCTGGGCAAGGACCACACCATCTATGCCCTGATCGACGGCAATGTCTCGTTCCGCACCCGTGCGAACAGCAAAGTGCACGTGTCTGTCGTCCCGGCAGAGGCCGCCGAATAA
- a CDS encoding S41 family peptidase, producing the protein MRLPTLRVAALCAALLVPVTVLIAQDQAPPPAPAEEAPADESPIEDPNPSGEAPEPTEAEKAAASRTPEEIYSDLNLFGEIFDRIRAEYVDPPDEQELIRAAIQGMLSSLDPHSGYLPPADYDEMRQDTSGQFGGLGVEIIMEDGIIRVVSPIDETPAAKAGILANDLIVEIDGAQVDGMTQDEAVDRMRGPVGTNVTITVIREGVNEPLEFELTRDTISMRAVRWSMEGDVAVLRLARFSEQAYIGIERAIADIYEERADTPPKGIILDLRNNPGGLVDQSVYVADAFLNRGAVVLTRGRSDRESARYDAQADDLDAKLADIPMVVLINGGSASASEIVAGALQDHKRATLVGTRSFGKGSVQSIISLGPDGAMRITTARYYTPNNRSIQALGITPDIEVRQVVPEEFQGRDEIIGEAGLEGHITIEGQEESSVGSSVYVPVDKAEDTQLQYAIRLINGEETDPAFPPTGD; encoded by the coding sequence ATGCGTTTGCCGACCCTTCGCGTCGCCGCCCTTTGCGCGGCGCTGCTGGTGCCAGTCACGGTGCTCATCGCCCAGGACCAGGCGCCGCCGCCCGCGCCCGCAGAAGAAGCCCCCGCTGACGAATCCCCCATCGAGGATCCCAATCCGAGCGGTGAGGCGCCCGAGCCAACCGAGGCCGAAAAGGCCGCGGCCTCTCGTACGCCCGAGGAAATCTATTCGGACCTCAACCTTTTCGGCGAAATCTTCGACCGCATCCGCGCCGAATATGTCGATCCGCCCGACGAGCAGGAACTGATCCGCGCCGCCATCCAGGGCATGCTGAGCTCGCTCGATCCGCATTCGGGCTACCTGCCACCGGCCGATTATGACGAGATGCGCCAGGATACGTCCGGCCAGTTCGGCGGCCTGGGCGTCGAGATCATCATGGAAGACGGGATCATCCGGGTGGTTTCGCCCATTGACGAGACCCCCGCCGCCAAGGCCGGCATCCTGGCCAATGACCTGATCGTCGAGATCGACGGCGCCCAGGTCGATGGCATGACCCAGGACGAGGCGGTCGACCGCATGCGCGGCCCGGTGGGCACCAATGTGACCATCACCGTCATCCGCGAGGGCGTCAACGAACCCCTCGAATTCGAATTGACTCGCGACACCATTTCCATGCGCGCCGTGCGCTGGAGCATGGAAGGCGATGTTGCCGTCTTGCGTCTCGCCCGCTTCTCCGAGCAGGCCTATATCGGCATCGAGCGCGCCATTGCCGACATTTACGAGGAACGCGCCGATACGCCGCCCAAGGGCATCATCCTCGATCTGCGCAACAATCCGGGCGGCCTGGTCGACCAGTCGGTCTATGTCGCCGATGCCTTCCTCAATCGCGGTGCCGTGGTGCTGACCCGGGGCCGTAGCGATCGCGAAAGCGCCCGCTATGACGCCCAGGCGGACGATCTGGATGCCAAGCTGGCCGATATTCCCATGGTCGTGCTGATCAATGGCGGCTCTGCTTCCGCCTCCGAGATCGTTGCCGGGGCCCTGCAGGATCACAAGCGCGCCACCCTGGTGGGCACGCGCTCCTTCGGCAAGGGATCGGTGCAGTCGATCATCTCGCTGGGTCCGGATGGGGCTATGCGCATCACCACGGCGCGCTACTACACGCCGAACAACCGCTCCATCCAGGCCCTGGGCATCACCCCCGACATCGAGGTCCGCCAGGTGGTTCCAGAGGAATTCCAGGGGCGCGACGAGATCATCGGCGAGGCCGGGCTCGAGGGCCACATCACCATTGAGGGCCAGGAAGAATCCTCGGTGGGCTCGTCGGTCTATGTCCCGGTCGACAAGGCAGAGGATACCCAGCTCCAATATGCCATCCGCCTGATCAATGGCGAGGAGACCGATCCGGCCTTCCCGCCCACGGGCGACTGA
- a CDS encoding glutamate-5-semialdehyde dehydrogenase: MSAIQATADIAQTMREIGRNARLGANALKIATSEQKRTALMTAAGAINAHRKKILAANEIDMAAAREKGISGAFLDRLLLTDARIDGIIEAVKTIAELPDPVGSVIAEWDRPNGLHIERVRTPLGVIGVIFESRPNVTADAGALCIKSGNAVILRGGSDSFHSSTAIVDCLLDGLHLAGLPVECVQLVPTTDRAAVGEMLKGLDGNIDVIVPRGGKSLVARVQSEARVPVFAHLEGLVHVYIDKSADLDKAVSVTLNAKMRRTGICGAAETLLVHKDVVATHLKPIIAALVAKGCEIRGDATVLSMIPDAVEATEQDWRTEYEDAIISVKIVDNLEAAIAHIEHYSSHHTEAIIAEDAEAVEKFFNGIDSAILVHNASTQFADGGEFGFGGEIGIATGKMHARGPVGVEQLTSFKYRVRGNGQTRP; encoded by the coding sequence ATGAGCGCCATTCAAGCCACTGCAGATATTGCCCAGACCATGCGCGAGATCGGCCGCAATGCGCGCCTGGGCGCCAATGCGCTGAAGATCGCCACGTCCGAACAGAAGCGCACGGCGCTGATGACGGCGGCCGGCGCCATCAATGCCCACCGCAAGAAAATTCTCGCCGCCAACGAGATCGACATGGCCGCGGCCAGGGAGAAGGGCATTTCCGGCGCCTTCCTCGACCGGCTGCTTCTGACCGATGCGCGCATCGACGGCATCATCGAGGCGGTCAAGACCATAGCCGAACTGCCCGATCCGGTCGGTTCGGTCATTGCCGAATGGGACCGGCCCAATGGCCTCCATATCGAGCGCGTCCGTACCCCGCTCGGCGTCATCGGCGTGATCTTTGAATCGCGCCCCAATGTCACCGCCGACGCCGGAGCGCTCTGCATCAAGTCGGGCAATGCCGTCATCCTGCGCGGCGGCAGCGACAGCTTCCATTCCTCGACCGCCATTGTCGATTGCCTGCTCGATGGCCTGCATCTGGCTGGCCTGCCGGTCGAATGCGTGCAGCTGGTGCCCACCACCGACCGCGCCGCCGTTGGCGAGATGCTCAAGGGCCTCGACGGCAATATCGATGTCATCGTGCCGCGGGGCGGCAAGTCGCTGGTCGCCCGCGTCCAGTCCGAGGCGCGCGTGCCGGTCTTTGCCCATCTCGAGGGCCTCGTGCATGTCTATATCGACAAAAGCGCCGATCTCGACAAAGCCGTTTCCGTCACTCTCAATGCCAAGATGCGCCGCACCGGCATTTGCGGCGCCGCCGAGACCCTGCTGGTGCACAAGGATGTGGTGGCCACCCACCTCAAGCCCATCATCGCGGCGCTTGTTGCAAAAGGCTGCGAAATCCGTGGCGACGCCACCGTCCTGTCGATGATCCCCGACGCCGTGGAAGCCACCGAGCAGGATTGGCGCACCGAATACGAGGACGCGATCATCTCGGTAAAAATCGTCGACAACCTCGAGGCGGCCATCGCCCATATTGAGCACTATTCGTCCCACCACACCGAGGCGATCATCGCCGAGGATGCCGAGGCGGTCGAAAAGTTCTTCAACGGCATCGACTCGGCCATCCTGGTGCACAATGCCTCGACCCAGTTCGCCGATGGCGGCGAGTTCGGCTTCGGCGGCGAAATCGGCATCGCCACCGGCAAGATGCACGCCCGCGGCCCGGTCGGCGTCGAACAGCTCACCAGCTTCAAATACCGCGTCCGCGGCAACGGGCAGACAAGGCCTTGA
- a CDS encoding GNAT family N-acetyltransferase — MRLTEPTTPVLRTRRLVLRAPRMEDAPDIARHLNNFEVSGNLARVPFPYHLSDARAWIRSRQGQTQPGEANFTIEVDGMGYVGHLGFHMQGEEPGVGYWLGRPFWGKGIMSEAVEAAINWLFSASDFATIRSGVFYFNAASLAIQTKLGFTETGRSSLLCLARGAEVEHIDTQLTRERFQHMRQASRS; from the coding sequence ATGCGCCTGACAGAGCCGACGACGCCGGTGCTGCGGACCCGCCGGCTGGTCTTGCGCGCGCCGCGCATGGAGGACGCGCCCGACATTGCCCGGCATCTGAACAATTTCGAGGTATCGGGCAATCTGGCCCGCGTGCCCTTTCCCTATCATCTCAGCGATGCCCGCGCCTGGATTCGCAGCCGGCAGGGCCAGACCCAGCCCGGCGAAGCCAATTTCACCATCGAGGTCGATGGCATGGGCTATGTCGGCCATCTCGGCTTTCACATGCAGGGCGAGGAGCCCGGCGTGGGCTATTGGCTGGGCCGCCCCTTCTGGGGCAAGGGCATCATGTCCGAGGCGGTCGAGGCGGCCATAAACTGGCTGTTTTCCGCCAGCGATTTTGCCACCATCCGCTCCGGCGTTTTCTATTTCAACGCCGCTTCGCTCGCCATCCAGACCAAGCTCGGCTTCACCGAAACCGGCCGCTCGAGCCTGCTCTGCCTTGCACGCGGCGCCGAGGTGGAGCATATCGACACCCAATTGACGCGAGAGCGTTTCCAGCACATGCGACAGGCATCACGCTCATGA